CAAAGTTGAACGCTACAATGGTAGGCATGTATCATGTTCCTATTACCCCTTGCATGCCCACCTACCTTTGTTGATTGCACATgaagtttttcttttacataTAGACATAGAGGATATATTCTTGGTACAGCTGACATGGTGAGATTTTTCGgatctttcttttgtttcttcaagTCTGCAAAGTAGCTCATGTAAATTTGTCTATATTCAaaaggggtttttttttttggggggggggggggtttcgaGGCAAGGGGGAAGATGAGGATAATGAATACGATGGTGCTGTAGAGATAAAAAAAGAGGTATGAATTAGAGTCATTTGACCACAATAGAAAATTAGAATGAGACAATGTCAATGACAAAAAGGATAAGCAGGATTATTATGCTTAAGATATTAGTAAGGTAGGAGTTGAAGGTCCCATCGCTATCAGCACAATTCATATAATTTTCTATAGCAATAGCAGTACCTTTATTTATTTCCCTCCTCATTTGACTTGACAAACatttggaagggaaaaaaaatacatatgtgATAACCTTATACGTTTGACAGGTAGTCAAAagggtgcttttttttttttaaagccctAACAAACTCTTAAAGCAAAATATTTCACAACTCCAAATAGACAGTACGCCTTCATTGATGTTCTTTATAAAGCAATATATCCAGGCGTTCCCTCATTCATACAGAACTAGTGCTGGACATAGAGACCTTAGCAACTAAAACCCAAACTTTCTTGCTGTAACTACAGTTTGCTGAGACACCTTTCTCAGTTCCCAGTTCCTAGTTTCTACAGTACTCAAATCTGTATGGGTTCTGCAACCAGAACTAGCATCAGAGATACTACCCAGCTCTGCTTCCTCTACCCACTCAAATGCCATTTCAGCTAACTTTACCTCCTCTCCCTCAAAACCATGGCTTCAGGACAAAAACCCATCTCCACAAACCGTTCTCTCGACTTACGAACAAAGCACCCATGAAATCTGGAACTGTGCGAAGGGGAAACTACATGAAATAAGGAATTAAattgcgagagagagagagagagagagagagagagagagagagagagagagagagagagagagagagagagagagagagagagagagggaaaactGCTTACCAGCGTGTGGAGTGGAAGACCATACAGTAATCTGGAAGCTTTCCAAATTCGCAGCATCCATAGATCACAGGGGCGGTAGTGTTAGATGTGTTGAAGATTCAATGATTTTAGTCTTTGTTCAGAGCGAAATGGCAGCGTATAAGAGGCGCTAATTGCATAACAGagggaaatttaaattttctgaAAATTTTGAGGCAGCATATGAGGCACCAGCTTAACTTTTCActagtttttattttgataacaatattttaaaggaAATTATAGAATATTCGAGCATGTACACCTTAAAGTAAAATTACCTTTTCTCCACctctattttctaattttttattaattttaactcTTTCAATATTCCAATCCTATCTATAATTGAAacgttaatataatattttttcatattatatataattatattatataatatatataataataatatattattatatattatatataagataatgttattataatgttatgttaatattaaaaatatatataataatgttattataatcttaaacatgaatatttaagagatcatatgctttaaatatatacattaactACATTTTATCGCTTAATAAACtctcaaaatattcattttgataattatattagtaaattagtaatactaatttatattagtatataatgtatattaattataatttatactttaCGGTCTTATAATAACACtttaatactattagtaatatactttaagtctatatagaaattattatagaaatcactatagtattagttatactacaCTATATAGAGAAAAACTTCCCACCGGTCTATCTATTTCTCTCCAAATAACAGCCTCCCAACGAGAAAATGCCACGTATACGTCTCATTTTATCTCCACTATAACTGCACCACAGACTATTGTTGCACTACAAACATGCttgacaaaaaaagaaaaagaaagaaagcaccCCACCAAGAAAGTatgatccttaccttttgtGCCCACTATCATTTCTATTACACGTGACGATCAGATGTAGAACATGAGGTGATCTAGTTCTAATTCTGGTTGgcattatgatatttttattgaccCTTGCAGAACTGCTGGATCAGTTAGTGTCCAGTGTTTCACAAACAAAGTGTGCTGGTGTCTTATACTTTAAGGTGATTATTGTCCTACGTATCGATTCTTGCAGTTTTGAAGCATGCACTTTTGCAGagaactcaaaaaataaaaataaaagaaaggaagataTCAACTTGAAGGTACAACAAAAAAGGCCAAAACTGCTCATAAAAACAACATACAACCTAACCATGGGTAAAAGGCATCCTAACTTATACTCATAATTACAGACAACTAATTAATGTaccttcttttctattttttggcaGAAAACTGCGTAACAAAGAAGGCTCAAAGATACTAAAATGAAGCAAAACAGGGGTGGGTGACAGGTCTTAACATTATGGTGCAGCTGTGAAGGAACACAAGCCGGCATGGtactttatatttcattttcataatggACTGCTGCCACCTGTCCCCGTCGAACATGTAGAGGGATTTTTCCCCATTCAGATCTGTCCAATATCCTTgccaaaacacaaatatacgAAACAATCCAATAACTCCCAAGAGATGTaacgaaaaaaaatagaaaaatatagttgcaagtataattgtgtattaatttgtacattaatctgatgtgattgatcaaaaaatagattttattaaaaacaatgttaatttaaattttaagtatgaatgaatcagtattagtacataAATTAGTACGTgattgtacttatatataacaaaactaaaaaaaaaaattacccaaaATCCAAGAACCAGAACATAGAGTGCTCTGCCAGCAGGAAATTTGCCACCAAAAGCTGAGGAAATAATTTCTTTGAAAGGATAATGGGTAGCACACAAATGAAAGATGGCAGTcaaagaaaagcaaattaaaGGATAAATGTGGTCATGGTATTGTGCACGTACATCATGTTGCACGGTATTTCTAACCTTATCTTCAATTCTCTTTAGGACAAATTTGGAGGTAGAggtgagaattttgagtttgaaataaaaatttaaaattttatgagaCTAAGGACATGAAGGAACCAGAATCGAGTTTGAATATGAGCGtttgcaatttttctttttcttgtttgttttgaggaattagtagaaTCGGTCAAGTGGGGGGCTGCGAAAGGTATTGATTGAATGGAACGTGTAAAAAGTGAGAGCATTGAGGAGTTTTCTTCTTTACCTTCCCATGGGGAGTTTGGGTGCGGATgagagcttgaggagagagcaattgagagtttcaaattcaGCTTAGAGAGGCGTTGGAACTAGGTCTGGCGGTGGTTGAACTGGTCTGGCATCGGTGATGGAACTGGTTTGACAAATAGCAGAGGAATTTTGGACAATGGAACAAAGAGACAAATATGATAGGTGAAATCTTGAAATTATCGAGTGTGATAATCTTATATTCATTTGTGTAGAATTGCTGCGGTGAAACCTTGCCATTAAACATTTTCAGCCAAATTATCCTTCAAATATATATCCAAATGGGCCCACAGATTATGCATCACGTTCCCATCAAACATCTTCCCTATTAACACATCTAGGGCTGCCGAATGTTTTCACAACACATAGATTGTGCATCACATTCCCAAACAGCAATGCCTCCACACATCGCTTGATCATAACGCCGGCTGACCACATCGTGCTCTGTTTTTCACCctcaaaacagagcacttcaacaaatttaacttttaaagaCAAAAAGTTTTAAGGACAAATTTATTTTCGTCTTTAAAAAgtcttttgagacaaaatttaaatttcatttcaaaaaatattatggttgaaaattttattcgaacaaccattttattatttgaacattaattttaaaagatgaaatatCCTTCCCTAATAAAATTTGCTGCGAAAAAAAAAGCGGGAATCCTTCCCTCCAAAAATAACACCGGAGAAATCAATTCTTATCCCacccttctccttctctttaATCTCCCACTCTCCGATCCCCattccccccttctctctctctctctctctctctctctctctctctctctctctctctctctctctctctctctctctctctctctctctctctctctctctctctctctctctctctctctctattgtcGATGCTCTAGGCACGGCCACCGTCGTCAACATTCGACCAACGACTACGGTAAGCTTTCGTTCTTTTCTCTCATCCTTCCATTCCGTTTTTCACTTTCTCTCTATTTGTCTCATCAAACTCTGTTATCGCTACTGATTTCGTGCACCACCATTGTCCTCCCTGTTCACCAAGTCACCTGCGGTAAGCTATCTTCTTTCTCTAATTTTATTCAGTTTGTCCCTCAAAATAGCAGTCACTGCTTTGCTTTTGTGAAGTATTTTGCATTATTGAGTTACAAAATTTTGGAGTTTAGGGGTGGAAATGAGAGGATTAGCTAAGTGATTGAGGTACTCAAAAGCTAAAATAGGAAAAGCTTAAATCTTGTGAGTTTATGTATCTCTTTCACATCATGAGTGGTTCCGTTCAACACCACCGTAACCTCCGTAAGAGTTAGATTTGGGGATTATTTTTCAGTTAGGTTTGATTGtctctcatttaaaatattgaagTGCTATTATCACTTATGTCAATTTTAGTATGTTCGGTAGATTTTTTCTGTTTGGTTTCCATGAAAACAGAGGAGTTCAAATATATGAtctttaaattcaaatggaaataaGAGTTTGGATGCAGCTTTCTTGTAAGAGTTTGGATACAGTTTAGTATGTTCGGGtttttatgttgttttcttttctctgaATTGATAAAATCAGGTGACCATTCAAATAGATGTATCAGTCATTTATGCCCAGTTAAGGTCTTTGATTTTGATCATACAAACTATAGAAGAGTTTATAAATATGGAGTTTCTTGAGTTCATAGTCTTTTTCCATAAATTGTTAGCCAATTGTTGTACTTGTCTCTAACTATTGAAAACTTAAATTGTTTTGCCAGCTTTATGGGTTTGCATATGCTGGCCTTTAGGTGTTATTGGAACAGTTAACTTCCTCTCTGTGGAAGAACCTTTCTTTATGATCTAGTATGGAACCTTCCTTTATGATCTAGATTGTTTTGGTAGTAGAAGGTATGTGCATTGATGAAGTCATTTCCACTACGGCTTTTACATACAATGGATTAAATATTTGTCAGTTCATGAAGTATAATATTGCAAGATGTGGAAATGATGTTCTTGCTTCTATTATCATGGACTgcgtaaaagaagaaaaatgaaaaagatacaTATTTATGCTTCCAAAGCATAATTGTGATTGAATATAAATATGTTTTCTATGTGTATGTGGCTTGGTCAATTTTTTTCCCTCAGgctttttgggtttttttttttgggggggggggggtgggttgGGATCATGCCAATGCTCAAACTTTCAATCCTTCATCAtgaaagacctcctaaaagcctTACTCAGTACTGATGGGGAGCAAAAACTTGCACTCTAATAAGAGAAGCCACTCAATGACTGGGGAATAAGCTTcacattgaattttttttttttttttttgtttttggaattTGATCCTTGGCCAGTTCACAAAATAACACTCCATCGGAAAGGAAGCTATATGGAGAGAAAATGCTTCAACTTAATAAGAACGTGCAAACAACTCAAGAaaagttttttgttttgcaAATGGTTTTCATTTCAAGGTAACAAAGTAGATTTAGCATGCAAACTGCAGCTCCAATTAAAAATACACTTGCCTCATAGTTGTGATACATTTTTAAACATTGAGTGTTGTGCCATGGTCTAGTATGGTccaatttcttttgtttcatcATTCAAATATTCAAGTTGATAACATGTGGATTTTTTGAACTTCTAAAAGCAAAGAGGGCCTTCACTGCAGCTTAGTCTTACCTGGCTTGTTGATGCCTTTTAGCACGCACCAGTATAATATGGCTTCACAAACTGGAGTTTTACTTAACTACATGCCTATGCTATGTTCAAAGTAACCTAGCTTGGACTTCTTTGTGTTAATTTCTATTTGCTTCTTGCCTGTTGATGCTTTTAAAGCTTTCTATTTTACCATAACCCTGAAAAGCCTTATGCATCATTTTTTCATGCAGGTCCCTGCAGACCATACTGATCAAGGGATTGCAACAGTTCCCCAGTCAGCTATGACACCAAACTAGATAATCAATGTTTCAGATGTGAGGAAACAAAACTTAGGCATAGCACTGGCTACCGCTTTTGACATTAGAGCTGCTGTTCCTGATCTGGATATGAGTAGCGAagatttgattttctttttggattGTGGAAtgcaaatattttcttttagaaatttTCAGGAACATCATGAATGGTACTTATGCTAGAAGTAGTTCCAGTAACAGAGTAGGAATAATTATGGTAACATTGGCTTCAAATTCATACAAGGTCTTTCGAGGTTATTAATGATTCAAGAATTTGTTTCCTTTATTTACTGTTATCTTTCAAGAACTTGGGCTGTATGTGGTTATATCCAAGCCAGTTCTCAAGTGTGTCAAGTGTTTTACAGTGTAAATAGTCAAAACTTGATTTTTGGTGCTGTAGGCCTTGGGGAAAAAGTAACCAAATTTACTTCTTCCTTTACTCCATACACAGATAAGAACAGTAGAGGTCAGCAACATTTCACCAGCTGTTTCTGAGAGAGAAATCAGAGAATTCTTTTCATCTTCTGGTGATATTCAATATGTTGAAATGCAAAGGTAAGtgcaatataattatatgtacaTTAGAGTTATATGCAACGACTTTCTCAAAAAATTGATTGTACTTTTGCCAGGGAAACAGATGGGACCCGGCTTGCTTATGTTACATTCAAGGATTCACAGGGAGCAGATACAGCAGTACTACTGTCGGTATGTTTATCCAGGATGATGGCAGTTGATCTTCTAATTCTATATTTGTGCAGAAATTTTTTTAAGGCAATTATGTGAGGGAAGGCATGAGATATTTTATAACGAGTTCAACAACCCCTTACTGTTAAAAGCCAAATAGTGCAAATATCAAAACTCTGAAGATTATACCATTGGCTAATTTAAGTGTTAGTACCGTGTTATTCTCAGTCCGACATTATTTTGTCTGCTTAGGAAGTGCAATAGAGGCACTTCTCTTTTTATCAGGAGTGAGacttagggcttgtttggataCTTGGAGTAACTTAGAATTCTGTGAATTATAGTGAAATGGTCTGTGAATAGTAacaaaatggtttgagttaaaatgttttattggattttgaaatatgagagagaaaagtggaataaaatattataaacttaaaaaaattgtttgaatataattttttaatataatttttgttttgaagtttgacaAAGTAgtattgttttgaagtttgtaaaagttgtaatgattaggtaatcaaatgattagatgataaagttgaagatttgaaattgaaaagtgttttgtatttaagtgatgtttCGGAAGGAAATTGTGAGAAGATTTgagaatttctcatctcatctcagtaCCCAAACATGCCCATCTTAAGTGAATGTGGTTGCCACACTGCAAAGAAATCTTGGATGTGTCAACCATGGATGTCTTTCTTAACACTAATGCTTGTAGGATAGCATATGGactttattcttttaatatgtatgtGATTATTCTCATTTGTTGACTCAGGGAGCTACAATAGCTGATTTTTCCGTGTCTATTACACTTGTTGAGAATTATAATCTACCCCCTGAAGCTATATCACTGAGACTGGTAAATCCCATAGCTTGTTCTCAGTTGTATCTTTATATCTGTTTATCATCAAGGAAGATCTTCACTCTAGAGCTACTCATGATATGTGAATGTAGTGGAATAGTGCTAACAGAGTGCGAGCTTGTTCTTTCATATGTTTTAATGCGTGTAATGGCTATTCATAGAATATCTGATTTCAAGAACACAAAATGCTTCTGCTTTCTGTTATTTCTTGCTTCTACTTTTTGGAACATGGAGTTTTTCCTTGTTTATTGGCTTCTTTTGTTGTCTCTTGAGAGGTCCATTTCAGAAGTAACATTGGAGCAAATGTCCAGTTTGTTTGGTTCCTTTTCAATCCTTCCTTCAAAGGGGGTAACTACAGGTATGAAAAAGAAGTTTGAACATATGATATGaagtttaattaaaattaaaatatcccactatggatatatatatttcagtCAGACACATGCATATATCAATACCAAGACTTTCCTATAAATCAATCTGACCCTAATTAAAACTAACTAAACAACCTACTGAGAAACAACATCTATATATGGATATTTTCGGTATGGTGTGGAGCTTAGTGTCAGTACATATGCATAGTGGATTATTAAACTAAGttccattatatatatgatcatgccTTTTAACTGATTATAGATCCTGCCCTTCCCTTGGCATGTGGATTTTGTCGAAAACCTAACCCCATCTATCTTCTGCTCATATATATCCATGATCTATAAGATGTGATCTGCAGCTtagttcatttttcttttctgttttttgaaAAACTATGGTACCTTGCACAAATTCATGATGGTTGGCTTCAAATCTATACAAGAAGTCTGCTACATGAGATGACTCATCTAGTTAATGAAATATGTCATCTAAATTAAAAAGTGTAAACtgttagttgttcaatgagtagGACCTGAAaatggtgtgtgtgtgtgagagagagagattaccatGATGTTCCGCCAACAGTTGTCAGGATTGAGCTTCGG
This is a stretch of genomic DNA from Carya illinoinensis cultivar Pawnee chromosome 3, C.illinoinensisPawnee_v1, whole genome shotgun sequence. It encodes these proteins:
- the LOC122304822 gene encoding uncharacterized protein LOC122304822, encoding MQRETDGTRLAYVTFKDSQGADTAVLLSGATIADFSVSITLVENYNLPPEAISLRLVNPIACSQLYLYICLSSRKIFTLELLMICECSGIVLTECELVLSYVLMRVMAIHRISDFKNTKCFCFLLFLASTFWNMEFFLVYWLLLLSLERSISEVTLEQMSSLFGSFSILPSKGVTTGMKKKFEHMI